A genomic segment from Geitlerinema sp. PCC 7407 encodes:
- a CDS encoding tocopherol cyclase family protein, which translates to MTPGSPFRSLQTPHSGYHWDGSDRRFFEGWYYRVTLPDVRETFAFMYSIEDPQGGQFHSGGGAQILGPRDEYLCRTFPDCRGFWASPGELALGHWQAIAPGETPRLLPPADFDHQIAEGYQATATWHQGKLRDPGSGQTALWEYGIEPVYGWGDRGAAQQSTAGWLSFLPIFEPGWQILMAHGLASGWIEWNGQRYDFTCAPAYSEKNWGGAFPEKWFWVNCNSFEDEPDLALTAGGGRRGVLTWMESVAMVGLHYRGKFYEFVPWNARVSWHIKPWGYWQIRAENERFAVEVTGICDRPGTPLRAPTRDGLIFCCRDTMHGAVSLSLKARSPHGWTPIVEASSSLGGLEVGGGPWDEPWVSGR; encoded by the coding sequence ATGACTCCTGGATCTCCATTTCGCAGTCTCCAAACGCCCCACAGTGGCTATCACTGGGATGGGAGCGATCGCCGCTTCTTTGAGGGTTGGTACTATCGGGTCACCTTGCCCGACGTGCGAGAAACCTTCGCCTTCATGTACTCCATCGAAGATCCGCAAGGCGGCCAGTTCCACAGCGGCGGCGGGGCTCAGATCTTGGGTCCGCGAGATGAGTACCTGTGTCGCACCTTCCCGGACTGCCGGGGCTTTTGGGCGAGTCCTGGGGAGCTGGCCTTGGGCCACTGGCAGGCGATCGCCCCTGGGGAGACGCCTCGGCTGCTGCCCCCCGCCGACTTCGATCACCAGATCGCTGAGGGTTATCAAGCCACCGCCACCTGGCATCAAGGGAAGCTCCGCGATCCGGGCTCCGGACAGACAGCCCTCTGGGAGTATGGGATCGAGCCAGTCTATGGATGGGGCGATCGCGGTGCTGCCCAGCAGTCCACGGCTGGCTGGCTGTCGTTCCTGCCGATTTTCGAGCCGGGCTGGCAAATCCTCATGGCCCACGGCCTCGCCAGCGGCTGGATCGAGTGGAATGGCCAGCGCTATGACTTTACTTGCGCTCCTGCCTACAGCGAAAAGAACTGGGGCGGGGCCTTTCCCGAGAAGTGGTTTTGGGTCAACTGCAACAGCTTTGAGGATGAGCCAGACCTGGCGCTGACGGCGGGCGGCGGACGGCGCGGCGTACTGACCTGGATGGAGTCCGTCGCCATGGTGGGCCTGCACTATCGCGGCAAGTTTTATGAGTTTGTGCCGTGGAACGCCCGCGTTTCTTGGCATATCAAGCCCTGGGGATACTGGCAAATTCGGGCTGAAAATGAGCGGTTTGCGGTGGAGGTGACGGGGATCTGCGATCGCCCGGGCACCCCGCTGCGGGCGCCCACCCGAGACGGCCTGATTTTTTGCTGCCGGGATACCATGCACGGCGCTGTCTCCCTCAGCCTCAAAGCGCGATCGCCCCACGGATGGACCCCCATCGTCGAAGCGAGCAGCTCTCTGGGAGGACTGGAGGTCGGAGGCGGCCCGTGGGACGAGCCGTGGGTGTCGGGCAGATGA
- a CDS encoding DUF3474 domain-containing protein, with protein MTSNLISRPPAREFLPFTLQDVRRAIPAHCFQPKAWRSLSYFFLDIGIIALLYWVAAQIDSAWFFPIFWFMQGTMFWALFVVGHDCGHGSFSRYRWLNNLIGHLSHTPILVPYHGWRISHRTHHANTGNIETDESWYPVTEGYYNGMPWYERFARFHLILVVYPLYLFRRSPGKQGSHFLPDSPLFKPHEKWGVITSTVCCALMLAFLIGLGFYQGFGFVFNYYFMPYLFFVMWLDVVTFLHHTEADIPWYRGKDWYFLKGALSTIDRDYGIFNPIHHDIGTHVAHHIFLGIPHYYLREATEAIKPVLGEYYHESKEPIFKSLWRSYRSCYFVPDKGSKVYYQSPQR; from the coding sequence GTGACATCGAATCTGATCTCTCGTCCGCCCGCGCGCGAATTTTTGCCGTTTACCCTCCAAGATGTGCGCCGCGCGATCCCAGCCCACTGCTTCCAGCCCAAAGCCTGGCGATCGCTCTCTTACTTTTTCCTAGACATTGGCATTATTGCGCTTCTGTATTGGGTCGCTGCCCAAATAGATAGCGCCTGGTTTTTTCCCATTTTTTGGTTTATGCAAGGCACCATGTTTTGGGCCTTGTTTGTGGTAGGTCATGACTGCGGTCATGGCTCCTTTTCTCGCTATCGCTGGCTCAATAATCTGATTGGTCACCTGAGCCATACGCCTATTTTGGTGCCCTATCACGGCTGGCGAATTAGCCACCGCACCCACCACGCCAACACGGGCAACATCGAAACCGATGAAAGCTGGTATCCGGTCACCGAAGGCTACTACAACGGTATGCCTTGGTATGAGCGTTTTGCCCGCTTCCACTTGATTTTGGTGGTGTATCCGCTTTATCTTTTCCGGCGATCGCCCGGTAAGCAAGGCTCGCACTTCTTGCCCGACAGTCCCCTGTTCAAACCCCATGAAAAATGGGGCGTGATCACGAGTACAGTTTGCTGCGCGCTGATGCTGGCATTTCTGATTGGCCTGGGCTTTTATCAGGGATTTGGCTTCGTTTTCAACTACTACTTCATGCCCTATCTCTTCTTTGTGATGTGGCTGGATGTAGTGACCTTCCTGCACCATACCGAAGCCGATATTCCCTGGTATCGCGGCAAGGACTGGTACTTCCTTAAGGGTGCTCTGTCGACGATCGATCGCGACTACGGCATCTTTAACCCGATTCACCACGACATTGGCACTCACGTTGCTCACCATATCTTTTTGGGAATTCCCCATTACTATCTGCGTGAAGCAACTGAAGCGATCAAGCCAGTCTTGGGTGAGTACTACCACGAGTCCAAAGAGCCTATCTTTAAGTCTCTCTGGCGCTCCTATCGCTCTTGCTACTTTGTTCCTGATAAAGGCAGCAAAGTTTACTATCAATCACCTCAACGCTAG
- a CDS encoding type II CAAX prenyl endopeptidase Rce1 family protein, with translation MTQKMALPRTFSQRFISLFCMGLVGIALLPVVSMPLLRSQWEMLPPSRPPLGVIVAASVLQPLILLAVATAFGAAFAHRVNLRSLVAEGRSLKLVFATLPIALVTGTGLGLLFSLLDWQVFQPQMPEFFEAANRLQPRTWSTMLLGLLYGGITEEILLRWGAISLLVWLGWRGFQRRRAEPSKPVFQVAIAIAAIAFALAHLPAVAAFAPLSPLLALRVLLLNGLGGLIFGWLFWRHNLETAMVSHGSVHVVVTLISTLLPFLPKT, from the coding sequence ATGACTCAAAAAATGGCGCTTCCGCGAACCTTTAGCCAGCGCTTTATATCCCTGTTTTGCATGGGGCTAGTGGGGATCGCGCTTTTGCCGGTTGTTTCGATGCCGCTGCTGCGATCGCAGTGGGAAATGCTGCCGCCGTCGCGGCCTCCGCTGGGGGTGATCGTCGCTGCATCGGTGCTCCAACCGCTGATCCTGCTGGCTGTGGCAACGGCTTTTGGGGCGGCCTTCGCCCATCGGGTGAACCTGCGATCGCTTGTGGCAGAGGGGCGATCGCTAAAGCTCGTGTTTGCCACGCTGCCCATTGCGCTAGTAACCGGTACAGGACTGGGCTTGCTTTTCTCGCTGCTGGACTGGCAAGTGTTTCAGCCCCAAATGCCAGAATTTTTTGAGGCGGCCAATCGGCTGCAGCCCCGAACCTGGAGCACGATGCTGTTGGGGCTCCTCTATGGCGGCATTACCGAGGAAATCCTGCTGCGCTGGGGAGCTATTTCGCTTTTGGTGTGGCTAGGATGGCGCGGCTTCCAGCGGCGGCGAGCTGAACCGTCAAAACCTGTGTTTCAAGTGGCGATCGCGATCGCTGCGATCGCCTTTGCCCTGGCCCATTTGCCAGCCGTAGCCGCCTTTGCACCCCTCTCTCCTCTCCTGGCGCTGCGCGTGCTCCTACTCAATGGGTTGGGGGGGCTGATTTTTGGCTGGCTTTTCTGGCGGCACAACCTCGAAACCGCCATGGTTTCTCATGGGAGCGTTCACGTTGTGGTTACCCTGATTAGCACTTTGTTGCCTTTCTTGCCAAAAACTTAG
- a CDS encoding fatty acid desaturase, protein MTATTEKLTNASRSLVDADIQLKDIIKTLPRECFQKNSRKAWLSVLLSVTAVILGYTSIVFSPWFLLPFAWFFTGTALTGFFVIAHDCGHRSFAKRRWVNDLVGHVLMLPLIYPFHCWRILHDHHHIHTNKLDIDNAWHPWTPETYAAETPVISKSYELLRGRFWWVASVAHWAVLHFDLSNFSKRDQGKAKLSIAAVLIFAAIVFPTLIITTGVWGFVKFWLMPWLGYHFWMSTFTLVHHTAPDIPFYLENEWSAAESQLAGTVHCSYPRWVEILCHDINVHIPHHVSVAIPSYNLRMAHHKLKETWGAHMIERKFSWPLMREIVDQCHIYDPETIYISFKDLKRKSA, encoded by the coding sequence ATGACTGCAACGACCGAGAAGCTCACAAACGCATCCCGATCTTTAGTAGATGCTGACATTCAACTGAAAGATATTATTAAAACGCTGCCTCGAGAATGCTTTCAGAAAAATAGCCGCAAGGCCTGGTTGTCTGTCCTTTTGAGCGTAACTGCCGTCATCCTGGGATACACCAGCATCGTCTTTTCACCCTGGTTCCTGCTGCCCTTCGCTTGGTTTTTCACAGGTACCGCTCTCACGGGCTTTTTTGTAATTGCTCATGATTGCGGCCACCGCTCCTTTGCGAAGCGTCGCTGGGTGAATGACCTGGTCGGCCACGTTTTGATGCTGCCCCTTATCTATCCTTTTCATTGCTGGCGCATCCTCCACGACCATCACCACATTCACACCAACAAGCTAGACATCGATAACGCTTGGCACCCGTGGACCCCTGAGACCTACGCCGCCGAGACCCCCGTCATCAGCAAGTCCTATGAGCTGCTGCGGGGCCGGTTCTGGTGGGTAGCGTCCGTTGCTCACTGGGCAGTGCTGCACTTTGATCTGTCCAATTTCTCCAAGCGGGATCAAGGGAAAGCCAAACTGTCGATCGCGGCTGTGCTGATTTTCGCAGCGATCGTCTTCCCCACCCTGATCATCACCACCGGCGTTTGGGGCTTTGTGAAGTTTTGGCTGATGCCGTGGCTGGGTTACCACTTCTGGATGAGCACCTTCACGCTGGTGCACCACACCGCCCCGGATATCCCCTTCTATCTAGAAAACGAGTGGAGCGCTGCTGAGTCTCAGCTCGCAGGTACCGTGCACTGCTCTTACCCCCGCTGGGTCGAGATCCTGTGCCACGACATCAATGTCCACATTCCCCACCACGTGTCGGTTGCGATTCCTTCTTACAACCTACGCATGGCTCACCACAAACTCAAAGAAACTTGGGGAGCGCACATGATTGAGCGCAAGTTCTCTTGGCCTCTGATGAGGGAGATCGTGGATCAATGCCACATCTATGATCCCGAGACCATTTATATCTCTTTCAAAGATCTCAAGCGCAAGTCTGCTTAA
- a CDS encoding hybrid sensor histidine kinase/response regulator, which yields MHPESLHVLLVEDSPTDAQLFQHVFLRAATGKWSLVHAERLSEAVDYCQTQSFDVALLDLRLPDSDGLETVTQFNQAAPDIPIIILTATDDEELALQAMAQGAQDYLVKDQVTTQLLRRSVRYAVERSQIIQQLRSSEKKTLEALDKERELNQLKSYFVSMVSHEFRNPLSTLRVMSDILLRFEGRLTPEKKQEYLRQVDTAISHMCQLLDEVILLGRADTGKLELDLTEVDLQAFCNELISALQFSDEQQHILQLVSDTPLERVKLDAGLLRHILTNLLSNALKYSPPASVVKLTVAYQEMQVIFNVSDRGIGIPKADQSRLFETFSRCSNVGKVPGTGLGLAIVKRCVDLHHGTIEVESDAGKGTEVTVVLPVGTLLQRLLDQKFVEARNQVGFPNRD from the coding sequence ATGCATCCAGAATCTCTCCATGTTCTCCTAGTAGAAGATAGCCCAACGGATGCCCAGCTCTTTCAGCATGTATTTCTCCGAGCAGCAACAGGTAAATGGTCGCTTGTGCATGCTGAGCGTCTCAGCGAAGCCGTTGATTATTGCCAAACTCAGTCCTTTGATGTTGCGCTATTAGACTTACGCCTACCGGATTCAGACGGCCTAGAGACCGTCACGCAATTCAATCAGGCCGCCCCCGACATTCCGATCATTATTTTGACAGCCACCGATGACGAGGAGCTTGCCCTCCAGGCGATGGCCCAGGGCGCCCAAGACTACTTGGTCAAAGACCAGGTCACCACTCAGCTACTGCGTCGCAGTGTTCGCTATGCCGTGGAGCGATCGCAGATTATCCAGCAGCTCAGAAGCAGCGAAAAGAAAACCCTAGAAGCGCTGGATAAAGAGCGTGAACTCAATCAACTCAAGTCCTATTTTGTCTCGATGGTTTCCCACGAGTTTCGCAATCCCTTGAGCACATTGCGGGTGATGAGCGACATTTTGCTGCGCTTCGAGGGCCGCCTCACTCCAGAAAAAAAGCAAGAGTATCTGCGTCAAGTAGACACCGCAATTAGTCACATGTGTCAGCTGTTAGACGAAGTGATCCTCTTAGGCAGAGCGGACACCGGTAAGCTTGAGCTAGATCTTACCGAAGTTGACTTACAGGCGTTCTGTAATGAACTGATCTCGGCCTTACAGTTTAGTGATGAGCAGCAGCATATTCTGCAACTGGTTTCTGATACCCCGTTAGAGCGGGTTAAGCTCGACGCTGGACTCCTAAGGCACATCCTCACCAATCTTTTGTCCAATGCCTTGAAGTACTCGCCTCCGGCCTCGGTGGTGAAACTAACAGTGGCTTACCAGGAAATGCAGGTGATCTTCAACGTCAGCGATCGCGGAATTGGCATTCCTAAAGCCGATCAATCTCGTCTTTTTGAAACCTTTAGCCGCTGTAGTAACGTGGGCAAAGTCCCTGGCACGGGCCTAGGCTTGGCGATCGTCAAACGCTGCGTTGACTTGCATCATGGAACAATTGAAGTTGAGAGTGATGCGGGAAAAGGGACCGAAGTGACCGTTGTCTTACCGGTTGGGACGCTGCTTCAAAGGTTGCTAGACCAAAAATTTGTGGAAGCCAGGAATCAAGTAGGCTTTCCAAACCGAGACTAA
- a CDS encoding response regulator codes for MNRRLDCRPIEILLVEDSPSDANLTIREFGRAKIANNIHWVEDGESAMNYLRCQEEFANAVRPDLILLDLNLPGMDGREVLAEVKADASLKQIPVVVLTTSADEEDVLRSYNLNANCYVTKPIDIHQFIHVVQLINEFWLAAVKLPVE; via the coding sequence ATGAATCGCCGTTTGGATTGCCGACCGATCGAAATTTTGCTCGTGGAAGACTCTCCCAGTGACGCGAATTTGACGATTCGAGAGTTTGGCAGAGCAAAAATTGCCAACAATATTCACTGGGTAGAAGATGGCGAATCCGCCATGAACTATCTAAGGTGCCAGGAAGAATTTGCCAATGCGGTGCGGCCCGATTTGATCTTGCTGGATCTCAATCTACCCGGAATGGATGGGCGTGAAGTCTTGGCGGAGGTCAAAGCAGATGCCTCGCTCAAGCAAATCCCGGTGGTGGTTTTGACGACTTCTGCGGATGAGGAGGACGTTTTGCGCTCCTATAACCTGAATGCTAATTGTTATGTTACTAAGCCCATTGATATTCATCAATTTATTCACGTTGTTCAACTCATTAATGAGTTTTGGCTGGCAGCCGTAAAACTACCGGTTGAATAA
- a CDS encoding ATP-binding protein, whose protein sequence is MIRATDENALLQTLCQLITEEAAYRMAWVGYALHDEAKTVQPMAWAGYETDYLKAAEITWADVPRGQGPTGRAIRSGQPVACQNMLEDPSFLPWRAAAQQRGYQSSLVLPLLEGEKVFGALNIYSAEADAFDLREMELLRELADSLSFGISVLRAKQERQRVEAALQLSEEKFAKAFYSSPVAKSITTLEDGRYLDVNWSFEELFGYRREEALGKTTLELGIWQRPEYRLKMIGLLRDHGSLKDYEALLKTSSDRPIICSLSTELIQIQGVTCAISAIEDVTERRQAEQLIVQMNSELEQRVEARTAELTQATEQLQLLNQELQRSNQELEEFAYVASHDLQEPLRAVTGYTQLLMSEYGDRFDDTSRSYAEFVIDGAKRMQQLIQDLLAYSRVGTRGKEFAETDCNTVLQEVLRNLQMAIAESNAEIVIESLPILSADQNQLGQLFQNLIANAIKFCKEEYPKVQIRVTQRETDYLFEVTDNGIGIKPQYLERVFEVFKRLHTRREYPGTGIGLAICKKIVMRHNGQIWAESTPGVGTTFYFTIPT, encoded by the coding sequence GTGATCCGTGCGACTGACGAAAACGCTCTGCTGCAAACTCTTTGTCAGTTGATTACTGAGGAAGCGGCCTATCGCATGGCTTGGGTGGGCTACGCGCTCCATGATGAGGCAAAAACGGTACAGCCGATGGCCTGGGCCGGCTACGAAACCGACTATCTCAAAGCCGCTGAGATTACCTGGGCAGATGTTCCCCGAGGCCAGGGCCCGACGGGTCGCGCAATTCGATCTGGTCAGCCTGTGGCCTGCCAGAACATGCTAGAAGACCCAAGCTTTCTGCCCTGGCGAGCAGCGGCGCAGCAGCGGGGCTACCAATCTTCGCTGGTTTTGCCGCTGCTGGAAGGAGAAAAGGTCTTTGGAGCCCTCAACATTTACTCCGCAGAAGCAGATGCCTTTGATCTGCGAGAGATGGAGCTTTTGCGAGAGCTAGCTGATAGCCTCAGCTTTGGAATTTCGGTGCTGCGCGCGAAACAAGAGCGCCAGCGAGTAGAAGCGGCTTTGCAGCTATCCGAAGAGAAATTTGCGAAGGCTTTCTATAGTAGTCCTGTGGCAAAAAGCATCACAACGCTGGAGGACGGCCGATATTTAGACGTGAATTGGAGTTTTGAGGAGTTATTTGGTTATCGGCGCGAGGAAGCACTGGGTAAGACAACTCTTGAGCTGGGAATTTGGCAAAGACCCGAATATCGACTCAAGATGATTGGCCTGCTCAGGGATCATGGATCTTTGAAAGATTATGAAGCATTGCTCAAAACTTCTAGTGATCGGCCTATCATTTGCTCTCTTTCGACTGAGCTCATTCAAATTCAGGGCGTGACTTGCGCAATTTCTGCGATCGAAGATGTGACTGAGCGTAGGCAAGCAGAGCAGCTAATTGTGCAAATGAATTCGGAGCTTGAGCAGCGGGTAGAGGCTCGAACGGCGGAACTAACGCAAGCGACAGAGCAGCTTCAGCTCCTTAATCAAGAGTTGCAGCGATCGAATCAAGAGCTAGAAGAATTTGCCTATGTCGCCTCCCACGATCTCCAAGAGCCTTTGCGCGCAGTGACTGGCTACACGCAGCTGTTGATGAGCGAATATGGCGATCGCTTTGATGACACTTCGCGCTCCTACGCTGAATTTGTCATTGACGGCGCCAAGCGAATGCAGCAGCTAATTCAGGATTTGTTGGCCTATTCGCGGGTTGGAACTCGGGGCAAAGAATTTGCTGAGACTGACTGTAATACGGTCTTGCAAGAGGTGCTGAGAAACTTGCAGATGGCGATCGCCGAAAGCAACGCTGAAATTGTGATTGAATCCTTACCCATTCTCAGCGCTGACCAAAATCAGCTAGGACAACTATTCCAAAATCTAATTGCGAATGCGATCAAATTCTGTAAAGAAGAATATCCAAAAGTCCAAATTCGAGTAACTCAAAGAGAAACTGACTATCTATTTGAAGTCACCGATAATGGAATTGGCATCAAGCCTCAGTATCTAGAGCGAGTTTTTGAAGTCTTTAAGCGTCTTCATACTCGACGAGAATATCCAGGAACCGGCATTGGGCTCGCCATTTGCAAAAAAATTGTGATGCGTCATAATGGGCAAATTTGGGCAGAGTCCACTCCGGGTGTAGGGACAACATTCTATTTCACGATCCCCACTTAA
- a CDS encoding PEP-CTERM sorting domain-containing protein (PEP-CTERM proteins occur, often in large numbers, in the proteomes of bacteria that also encode an exosortase, a predicted intramembrane cysteine proteinase. The presence of a PEP-CTERM domain at a protein's C-terminus predicts cleavage within the sorting domain, followed by covalent anchoring to some some component of the (usually Gram-negative) cell surface. Many PEP-CTERM proteins exhibit an unusual sequence composition that includes large numbers of potential glycosylation sites. Expression of one such protein has been shown restore the ability of a bacterium to form floc, a type of biofilm.), which translates to MKALLNSHFATAVFAAVGATTILGIHQGSAIAADLTYHFTITNLTGALAGQEFRGSVTIDDTHFQRSGFEYSGVSYTSNSHEFDGNVRFSFNFLDQTFTEADEELGRSYIYFQDGTPTHVFYDGGNYEHSYQGTGLIFQFWYPGGTDAAGQPLPRREFEYQTDWPLEWYGYGNVIFDPVNPVPEPSLIGGLGVLGAGWLLRWGRRAGAA; encoded by the coding sequence ATGAAAGCGTTGTTGAATTCTCATTTTGCGACCGCTGTTTTTGCCGCTGTTGGGGCCACGACGATTTTGGGGATCCATCAGGGTAGTGCGATCGCGGCTGACTTGACTTACCACTTCACCATTACTAACCTAACGGGTGCCCTCGCCGGTCAAGAATTCCGGGGATCGGTCACCATTGACGACACCCATTTTCAGCGCAGTGGATTTGAATATTCTGGCGTCTCTTATACGAGCAATTCCCACGAATTCGATGGAAACGTTCGCTTCAGTTTCAACTTTTTGGACCAAACTTTTACAGAGGCAGATGAAGAGCTAGGCCGTTCTTACATTTATTTCCAAGATGGGACTCCCACTCATGTCTTTTATGATGGCGGCAATTATGAGCACAGCTATCAAGGGACTGGTCTAATCTTTCAATTTTGGTATCCAGGAGGTACCGATGCGGCAGGGCAGCCCCTCCCCAGGCGCGAGTTTGAATATCAAACAGATTGGCCTTTGGAATGGTATGGCTACGGCAACGTGATTTTTGATCCGGTGAATCCTGTGCCAGAACCCAGTCTCATCGGGGGGTTGGGGGTACTAGGCGCTGGGTGGCTGC